From Oceanococcus atlanticus, a single genomic window includes:
- a CDS encoding arsenate reductase ArsC, producing MKILYICTHNRCRSILSEAITNHFAQPHLTARSAGSQPAGVVHPLSLQYLAEAGIATAGLKSQSWDDFEDFEPDVVITLCDSAAGESCPVWFGKAIKLHWGLQDPSKLSGDEAQAAAAFRHTIALIRQRVEGLEKIAVLERENWSAALQKLTTAPA from the coding sequence GTGAAAATACTTTACATCTGCACACATAACCGTTGCCGCAGCATCTTGTCTGAAGCGATTACCAACCACTTTGCGCAGCCGCATTTGACCGCGCGCAGCGCAGGCAGTCAGCCGGCTGGGGTTGTCCATCCGCTGTCGCTGCAATATTTGGCGGAGGCCGGGATTGCAACCGCAGGCTTGAAAAGCCAATCGTGGGACGACTTTGAAGATTTTGAGCCGGATGTTGTTATCACCTTGTGTGACTCAGCCGCAGGTGAGTCATGCCCGGTTTGGTTTGGCAAGGCGATCAAGCTGCATTGGGGGTTGCAAGATCCTTCCAAACTGTCTGGTGATGAGGCACAAGCAGCAGCCGCGTTTCGCCACACCATCGCATTGATTCGGCAAAGGGTTGAGGGCCTCGAGAAAATTGCTGTGCTTGAGCGTGAGAACTGGTCTGCAGCGCTGCAGAAGCTGACTACTGCCCCTGCATGA
- a CDS encoding SDR family NAD(P)-dependent oxidoreductase: MRKNIVITGSTDGIGLETAKALLSQGHRVFLHGRQGDKLARVHDQLVQQFGGQQVQACAADMAELDQVRACAERFVRDGQTIDVLVNNAGVFKLASAMAHNGVDMRFMVNAVAPWVLTRALRPVLADEARVINLSSAAQAPVNLAALRGEQAIADDFSAYAQSKLALTMWSMEPERVGLRDGQSMVAVNPGSLLASKMVREGFGAAGHDLAIGVRILARLALSAEPIRSAAYFDNDAGDYADPHDDALDRTRRLAVLEAIEWVAQQRVAPA, from the coding sequence ATGCGCAAGAACATCGTGATAACAGGTTCTACCGATGGCATTGGCCTGGAAACGGCAAAAGCCTTGCTCAGCCAGGGGCACCGTGTGTTCTTGCACGGTCGCCAGGGCGACAAGCTTGCACGGGTTCATGATCAGCTTGTGCAGCAGTTTGGTGGGCAACAGGTGCAAGCCTGTGCAGCCGACATGGCTGAGCTTGATCAGGTGCGTGCATGTGCTGAGCGCTTCGTGCGTGATGGCCAGACCATCGATGTGCTGGTCAATAACGCCGGGGTTTTTAAGCTGGCTTCCGCGATGGCCCACAATGGCGTGGATATGCGTTTCATGGTCAATGCCGTTGCACCTTGGGTGTTGACGCGTGCCCTGCGCCCGGTCCTGGCGGATGAGGCGCGGGTGATCAATCTGTCTTCGGCCGCGCAGGCACCGGTCAATCTGGCCGCGCTGCGTGGCGAACAAGCCATCGCTGATGATTTTTCGGCCTACGCACAAAGCAAGCTGGCTCTGACCATGTGGTCGATGGAGCCCGAGCGGGTGGGCCTGCGTGATGGTCAAAGCATGGTTGCGGTTAACCCGGGTTCGCTATTGGCCAGCAAGATGGTGCGTGAGGGGTTTGGCGCGGCCGGGCACGATCTGGCCATCGGGGTACGCATCCTGGCGCGTCTGGCCTTATCTGCAGAGCCCATCAGGTCCGCTGCCTATTTTGACAATGATGCCGGCGACTATGCGGATCCGCATGATGATGCGCTGGACCGCACGCGCCGCTTGGCCGTGCTGGAGGCCATCGAGTGGGTGGCGCAGCAGCGTGTTGCGCCAGCCTGA
- a CDS encoding zinc-dependent alcohol dehydrogenase family protein produces the protein MKAMMLTQYAPHPQFEQRDVPQPVPEQGQVLVRIAATSVNTVDTKICAAGKALPMSPDLPAILGMDFAGIVVAIGAGVEGFKPGDEVYGCAGGLADLPGSLAEYIAADARLLAHKPVSLSMREAAAIPLVGITAYEGLLRAGVQAGQRVLVHGGSGGVGHVAVQLAVQRGAEVYATGGNDAALAEIKAMGATPINYRSTAVADYVDEHTGGAGFDVVYDTVGDSNMLNSFGAAALNAQVVTTTSMLDLDLTLAHLKGLSIHVVFMLIPMLHNHQRQAHQNILTDIARIADGGGYSPLIDRSDFHVTEVDQAHRHLVSGQAMGKIVLQGF, from the coding sequence ATGAAAGCCATGATGCTCACGCAGTACGCGCCGCACCCACAGTTTGAGCAGCGCGACGTCCCTCAGCCGGTGCCCGAGCAGGGGCAGGTGCTGGTTCGTATTGCCGCGACCAGCGTGAATACGGTCGATACCAAAATCTGCGCGGCAGGCAAGGCGTTGCCGATGTCGCCCGATCTACCGGCTATCCTAGGTATGGATTTCGCCGGCATCGTGGTCGCGATTGGTGCGGGTGTCGAGGGCTTCAAACCGGGCGACGAGGTCTACGGCTGCGCCGGAGGTTTGGCCGATCTGCCGGGCAGCTTGGCGGAGTACATCGCAGCTGATGCGCGCTTGCTCGCACACAAACCGGTCAGCCTGTCGATGCGTGAGGCTGCGGCGATTCCGTTGGTGGGTATCACCGCTTATGAGGGGCTGCTGCGCGCCGGCGTTCAGGCCGGCCAGCGCGTGTTGGTGCACGGCGGTAGCGGCGGTGTCGGGCACGTGGCCGTACAGTTGGCGGTGCAGCGTGGTGCCGAGGTTTACGCCACTGGTGGCAACGACGCCGCATTGGCTGAGATCAAGGCCATGGGCGCCACGCCGATCAACTACCGCAGCACTGCAGTGGCCGACTACGTGGACGAGCACACCGGTGGAGCCGGCTTCGATGTGGTTTACGACACAGTGGGTGACAGCAATATGCTGAACTCGTTTGGTGCGGCTGCGCTCAACGCTCAGGTGGTGACGACCACATCCATGCTCGATCTTGACCTGACGCTGGCGCATCTCAAAGGGCTGAGTATTCATGTGGTGTTCATGCTCATCCCTATGCTGCATAACCATCAGCGCCAGGCTCACCAGAACATACTCACCGACATCGCGCGCATTGCCGATGGGGGTGGCTATTCGCCGTTGATCGACCGCTCCGATTTTCATGTCACCGAGGTTGATCAGGCGCATCGGCATTTGGTCAGTGGTCAGGCCATGGGCAAGATCGTGCTGCAGGGCTTTTAA
- a CDS encoding LysR family transcriptional regulator produces MDTQSLRLFVRIAALGSITAAARDLSLSPASASARLSKLEDRLGTRLFRRTTREVALTTDGADFLPYAQDALEVLQAGMASVSGQTERAHGLLRMTMPGSFGRMYIIPALDQFQARYPEVRLDLRLSDEVLDVVKGAFDLIIRNAPLEDSGMIARQLASDRRLLVASPAYLERFGSPTSPADLTAHRTITFPGEPVWRFAHGDSVRVDAYTTVNDGEAMRQLLEGGAGIGIKSLWNACASLNAGRLVPVLEDYPLVTRSAIWAVHPSGRVVAPKVRAMINFLSALFSPQPPWEQSFMQGQ; encoded by the coding sequence ATGGACACACAAAGCCTGCGCCTGTTCGTGCGCATCGCCGCGCTGGGCTCGATCACCGCCGCCGCGCGTGACCTCTCACTCTCGCCCGCCAGCGCCAGCGCCCGTCTGAGCAAGCTGGAAGACAGACTGGGTACACGCCTGTTCCGACGCACCACGCGGGAAGTCGCGCTGACCACCGATGGCGCTGACTTTCTGCCTTACGCCCAGGATGCGCTTGAGGTTCTGCAGGCCGGTATGGCCAGCGTATCCGGACAGACCGAGCGGGCCCACGGCTTGCTGCGTATGACCATGCCGGGCTCATTCGGGCGCATGTACATCATCCCTGCACTGGACCAGTTCCAGGCACGCTACCCCGAGGTCCGTTTGGATCTGCGCCTGTCAGATGAAGTACTGGACGTGGTTAAAGGGGCCTTCGACCTGATCATCCGCAATGCACCGCTGGAAGACAGCGGCATGATCGCCCGCCAGCTGGCCAGCGACCGCCGGTTGCTGGTTGCCTCCCCGGCTTACCTGGAAAGGTTTGGCTCACCAACATCGCCCGCCGATCTGACCGCACATCGAACCATCACGTTCCCAGGCGAGCCGGTCTGGCGCTTTGCCCATGGCGACAGCGTGCGCGTCGATGCCTACACCACGGTGAATGATGGCGAAGCCATGCGCCAGCTGCTCGAAGGGGGCGCCGGCATCGGCATCAAATCGCTCTGGAATGCCTGTGCCAGTCTCAACGCCGGGCGACTGGTCCCGGTGCTCGAGGACTATCCTTTGGTCACGCGCTCAGCCATCTGGGCGGTGCATCCCAGTGGGCGTGTAGTCGCACCCAAGGTGCGTGCGATGATCAATTTTCTCAGCGCACTGTTTTCGCCGCAGCCACCTTGGGAACAATCATTCATGCAGGGGCAGTAG
- a CDS encoding carboxylesterase family protein produces the protein MIRFRECGVLLCVAVVVSACQGGRVAESAAPVVGTSALFVAHQTAECGAANNIGAFAAGPDRLPGLSEVQRRGGLRVLEEFRAPTEQPSARDGHVHDWQGQAPRLGGLAVYDRGEHIYSDFLFDAWGADDGQDALRYGLNEGLQQLYPRVERLDQLFQALGDQFGLPAPLGASSHYGDATDIRGPRDFTELRWAAGARGLSFYARLSRFTEDDQPVIAILFDLDPDVRADAPQLGLSDTRYDRLLLVQRDRAELVDLPSGVLLASDALSLQWFPEDFTNALELEIPWALLDGERDSVWLTVLSAQTDEDASDNDAATYIPANLAYRYDALDDGRSVVPCDPVAGIYNERAQAFDLYNGTIDGYAVALDVVGMRLGRSQRWQPTGGYYERIFQSHPSISHEDPLALGYADESDPFEPYEQTLEQPYGLYLPQNYDPQASYPLTLWLHYQGGMVHSAGAWSPRIVHQHGADNDSVVVTPRGRGSKSWYQGASHQDIWEVFADVAGTTLTGARGLPQDHAFAAEGLARIDRDRVYLSGYSMGGYGTYMFGLMYPDLFAAAYSTSGVHFGSALPGGAHLLENARHLPIVIHHGLIDELVPWVSIEPVALTLNQLGYRHRMDTLPAYEHYTQAITDEWAEGTRYLAAFKRNPAPRQVTYKIVPELVRTINNNRATLYGAGTRTQFDFRPDGAWWVDDIRVRDDAGCDVQAPAPCDDSVYALVDAVSLALPATLYSTAPPLLDSDNGLGLPSTPVVSPGNSVSPYLRQGLDWIDEQAAELQNRFELTLTNVAALNLDIEAMRLNLPQLAQGQVTTDGAVRLGLRGVPRTAQVRLNGQSTGQWASSLWLVDVPAGEHTLEILLP, from the coding sequence ATGATCCGCTTTCGGGAATGTGGCGTGCTGCTGTGCGTCGCCGTGGTTGTCAGCGCCTGCCAGGGTGGGCGAGTGGCCGAGTCTGCTGCACCTGTTGTGGGCACCAGCGCCTTGTTTGTGGCGCACCAGACTGCTGAATGCGGTGCCGCTAACAATATCGGTGCGTTTGCCGCTGGGCCTGACCGGTTACCGGGATTGTCCGAGGTCCAGCGGCGTGGCGGATTGCGCGTGCTGGAAGAATTTCGAGCACCCACCGAGCAACCCTCTGCCCGTGATGGGCATGTCCACGACTGGCAGGGGCAGGCACCACGTCTGGGTGGCCTGGCGGTGTATGACCGTGGAGAGCACATCTATTCCGATTTTCTGTTTGATGCCTGGGGCGCCGACGATGGGCAAGATGCTCTGCGCTACGGCCTCAATGAGGGGCTGCAGCAGCTCTACCCGCGGGTTGAGCGTTTGGATCAGCTGTTTCAGGCCCTGGGCGATCAGTTCGGTTTGCCAGCGCCGCTGGGTGCCTCCAGTCACTATGGTGATGCCACGGACATCCGCGGACCACGCGACTTCACCGAGCTGCGCTGGGCTGCGGGCGCGCGCGGCCTGAGCTTTTATGCCCGCCTGAGCCGTTTCACCGAAGACGATCAGCCGGTCATCGCCATCCTGTTCGATCTTGATCCCGACGTGCGTGCTGATGCTCCTCAGCTTGGCCTCAGCGACACGCGCTATGACCGCCTGTTGCTGGTTCAGCGTGACCGGGCTGAACTTGTTGATCTGCCAAGTGGTGTGTTGCTGGCGAGCGATGCGCTGAGTCTGCAATGGTTTCCGGAGGACTTCACCAATGCTTTGGAGCTGGAGATTCCCTGGGCACTGCTGGACGGTGAGCGCGACAGTGTGTGGTTGACGGTGCTGTCAGCCCAGACTGATGAAGATGCCAGCGACAACGATGCAGCCACTTACATTCCGGCCAATCTGGCTTATCGCTACGATGCCTTGGATGATGGCCGCAGCGTCGTGCCGTGTGATCCGGTGGCCGGTATTTACAACGAACGCGCGCAAGCGTTTGATCTGTACAACGGCACTATCGACGGATACGCCGTAGCCCTGGATGTCGTCGGTATGCGTCTGGGACGCTCGCAACGCTGGCAGCCTACCGGCGGGTACTACGAACGCATTTTTCAGTCGCACCCGTCGATTTCGCATGAAGATCCGCTGGCATTGGGGTATGCCGATGAGTCCGATCCATTCGAGCCCTATGAGCAGACCCTGGAACAACCCTACGGGCTGTATTTGCCGCAAAACTATGATCCGCAAGCTTCGTATCCGCTGACCCTGTGGCTGCACTACCAGGGCGGTATGGTGCACAGCGCCGGTGCCTGGTCGCCGCGGATTGTTCATCAGCACGGTGCCGATAACGACAGCGTGGTGGTGACGCCGCGTGGGCGTGGCAGCAAGTCCTGGTATCAGGGAGCTTCGCACCAGGACATCTGGGAAGTCTTTGCCGATGTGGCTGGCACCACGCTGACCGGCGCACGTGGGTTGCCGCAGGATCATGCCTTTGCGGCCGAGGGCTTGGCCCGCATCGACCGTGACCGGGTGTATCTGTCCGGTTATAGCATGGGGGGGTATGGCACCTACATGTTTGGTCTGATGTATCCGGACCTGTTTGCCGCGGCTTACAGCACATCCGGGGTTCACTTTGGCAGTGCGTTGCCGGGCGGTGCGCATCTGCTGGAAAACGCACGCCACCTGCCGATCGTGATTCACCATGGCCTGATTGATGAGTTGGTGCCGTGGGTCAGCATCGAGCCCGTAGCTTTGACGCTCAATCAACTGGGCTACCGCCATCGCATGGATACCTTGCCGGCGTATGAGCACTACACCCAGGCGATCACCGATGAATGGGCCGAGGGAACCCGATACCTGGCCGCGTTCAAGCGCAATCCGGCGCCACGTCAGGTCACCTACAAAATTGTTCCTGAGCTGGTTCGTACCATCAATAACAACCGCGCCACCCTGTACGGCGCAGGTACGCGGACCCAGTTCGATTTTCGCCCTGACGGGGCCTGGTGGGTTGACGACATTCGGGTGCGTGATGATGCGGGTTGCGATGTGCAGGCCCCAGCGCCTTGCGACGACAGCGTGTACGCCCTGGTCGATGCTGTGAGCCTGGCGCTGCCGGCCACCCTTTACAGCACCGCGCCACCGCTGTTGGACAGCGATAACGGTCTCGGTTTGCCCAGCACGCCGGTGGTGTCGCCGGGTAACAGTGTTTCGCCGTATCTGCGGCAGGGGCTGGACTGGATAGACGAGCAGGCTGCCGAGTTGCAGAACCGTTTTGAGCTCACATTGACCAACGTGGCGGCACTCAATCTGGATATCGAGGCCATGCGGCTCAATTTGCCGCAGCTGGCGCAGGGCCAAGTCACTACCGATGGCGCTGTACGCCTGGGATTGCGCGGCGTGCCGCGCACAGCACAGGTGCGCCTGAACGGGCAGAGCACCGGGCAATGGGCCTCATCGCTGTGGCTGGTGGACGTGCCGGCGGGCGAACACACTTTGGAAATCTTGTTGCCATGA
- a CDS encoding TetR/AcrR family transcriptional regulator, whose translation MSTAIPQKTAPPTPRRLPRAQRQAQLIAHAEQLFATKGYQGTSIEDIARAAGVTRPMVYNCFGDKDGIYLACLKNARTQLEQHMLSAVAQASTAQSRLRAGFDAYFAFVEDQGAAWDVLFGGGAAIAGPAEAQARDLRFNTVNKIAVLLQQDLGAHYPASALQAFGHVVSGAAEQLAKWWRQHPQAPRSEVVDTLMAVCWTGLERLAANHPEHRPSKP comes from the coding sequence ATGAGCACCGCCATCCCCCAGAAGACAGCGCCCCCCACGCCCCGGCGCCTGCCACGCGCGCAGCGCCAGGCTCAGCTGATCGCACATGCCGAGCAGCTTTTTGCAACCAAGGGATATCAGGGCACCTCGATTGAAGACATCGCGCGGGCTGCTGGCGTGACCCGCCCTATGGTCTACAACTGTTTTGGCGACAAGGACGGGATCTATCTTGCGTGCCTCAAAAACGCACGCACTCAGTTGGAGCAGCACATGCTCAGCGCCGTAGCGCAGGCAAGCACGGCTCAATCACGCCTGCGTGCAGGCTTCGATGCTTACTTTGCATTCGTTGAGGATCAGGGCGCCGCATGGGATGTGCTGTTCGGCGGCGGCGCTGCCATTGCCGGCCCTGCCGAGGCGCAGGCCCGCGACCTGCGCTTTAACACCGTGAACAAGATTGCCGTGCTGTTACAGCAAGATCTTGGGGCCCACTATCCCGCCAGTGCACTGCAGGCTTTCGGCCACGTGGTTTCCGGCGCCGCCGAGCAGCTGGCCAAATGGTGGCGTCAGCATCCGCAGGCGCCGCGTAGCGAGGTGGTCGACACCCTGATGGCCGTCTGCTGGACAGGCTTGGAGCGCCTGGCCGCGAACCACCCAGAGCACCGCCCCAGCAAGCCGTGA
- a CDS encoding DUF4437 domain-containing protein, which produces MNRTLVLAALMAGLTTACSALNGQAGAPEWAARGAQGQVRVVPVQEVHWQALNPARGAASPRAATLWGDRLGTQATGFLARFAQGFSSPPHIHNVTYRAVVIDGYIHNDDPAAQPHWMGAGSFWTQPRGEVHITAASAAHNLALVEIDHGPYRVQPPTQAYDNGERAINVDAANVVWLPVAEEAGVARAYLWGRFEDGQVNGSFVRLPAGFQGHIEARGAVFHAVVIKGAVQHHAASVPRLLPGSYFGSDDVARHVITAASDQPSVLYIRSNGEYQVKHGQIPE; this is translated from the coding sequence ATGAACAGAACCCTGGTTCTTGCAGCGCTGATGGCCGGTCTGACGACCGCTTGCAGTGCTTTGAATGGCCAGGCGGGTGCGCCGGAATGGGCGGCGCGCGGCGCGCAGGGCCAAGTCCGCGTGGTGCCGGTCCAGGAGGTGCATTGGCAGGCTCTGAACCCGGCCCGCGGGGCTGCCAGTCCGCGCGCGGCCACCTTGTGGGGCGATCGGCTTGGCACGCAGGCGACCGGCTTTCTGGCGCGTTTCGCTCAGGGTTTTTCATCGCCACCCCATATCCACAATGTGACCTATCGTGCGGTGGTCATCGACGGGTATATCCACAACGATGATCCGGCTGCGCAACCGCACTGGATGGGGGCGGGATCATTCTGGACGCAGCCGCGCGGGGAAGTGCATATCACTGCAGCCAGCGCTGCTCACAACCTGGCCCTGGTTGAGATCGATCATGGTCCGTATCGCGTGCAACCACCGACACAGGCTTATGACAATGGCGAACGCGCGATCAATGTGGATGCCGCCAATGTGGTCTGGTTGCCGGTGGCGGAGGAGGCCGGTGTGGCGCGGGCGTATCTATGGGGGCGCTTTGAAGACGGCCAGGTCAATGGCTCGTTTGTGCGCCTGCCAGCCGGTTTTCAGGGCCACATCGAGGCGCGTGGCGCGGTGTTTCACGCCGTAGTCATTAAGGGGGCTGTTCAGCATCACGCTGCATCCGTGCCGCGTCTGTTGCCGGGAAGTTATTTCGGCAGTGACGACGTTGCGCGGCATGTCATCACGGCCGCCAGCGACCAGCCAAGCGTGCTCTACATTCGCAGCAATGGTGAGTACCAGGTCAAACACGGCCAAATCCCCGAATAG
- a CDS encoding molybdopterin-containing oxidoreductase family protein: MRQQKTYCRICEAHCGLEVELDGEQVINVRPDKTHPVSQGYACIKGSAIGDLHHDPDRINYPQKKVDGHWQRISWPQAIKEIGAQVRGLRKQHGNRSIAHYFGNPTNFSMQNFLYSAGFMQALGSPNAFASHSIDLNNKFHVSKAVYGMLDVHPVPDLAHCQFFMCLGGNPQVSQMSVVCVTNVMSKLKAIEERGGRVVIVDPRRTETAKKVKEHHFITPGTDVWLLLGMLHVLIHELRLDLSAARQHAHGVEQFAHIADAWSPERVAALTGISAACTRELAQAYAAAEGAVLYMSTGVNMGPFGSLSYWLVQGMSLLTGNLDAQGGLVFPQGPFDMTALVKRIEDQLDHGEKTLKDGWGKEAGAFPAATLADEILIDHPERIRALFVSAGNPRHSIPGNRLDRAFEKLDLLVCIDIYRSETAEYADYLLPATDMLERSDFPISHLNFQVEPHAQYTAAVVKPKFERKPEWWIFTELALASGASFWGATLMNGLGRVLQLYNRVPGLPAYQPDHLLALLLKLGGQTSLATLKRHPQGVRLPPAAGASFLGRRVPTRDGKLQLAPDSLMADLPRLDAACKIYEASGEGLRVIGRRERRSHNSWMHNVRRIKHDSGIQALLNPADAQMLGVADGDAVVVGGTAAVELPAKLTEDLMPGVVCVPHGWGHQHSGLSKARALPGMNINQALPDSRAHLEPVSGQAIMLAHRLVVRRAG; the protein is encoded by the coding sequence ATGCGCCAGCAAAAAACCTACTGCCGGATCTGCGAGGCGCATTGCGGTCTGGAGGTTGAGCTTGATGGTGAGCAGGTCATCAATGTGCGACCGGACAAGACCCACCCGGTTTCTCAGGGCTACGCCTGTATCAAGGGCTCTGCGATCGGCGACCTGCACCATGATCCGGACCGCATCAACTACCCGCAAAAGAAAGTAGACGGTCATTGGCAGCGCATCAGCTGGCCGCAGGCCATCAAGGAGATCGGTGCGCAGGTCAGGGGCTTACGCAAGCAGCATGGCAATCGCAGTATTGCCCATTACTTTGGCAACCCGACCAATTTCAGCATGCAGAATTTTCTGTATTCGGCCGGTTTCATGCAGGCCCTGGGCTCGCCCAATGCCTTCGCCTCACACTCGATTGATCTGAACAACAAGTTCCATGTGTCCAAGGCGGTGTACGGCATGCTCGACGTGCACCCTGTTCCGGATCTGGCGCATTGCCAGTTTTTCATGTGTCTGGGCGGCAACCCGCAGGTCAGCCAGATGAGCGTGGTTTGCGTGACCAACGTGATGAGCAAGCTCAAGGCCATTGAGGAGCGGGGAGGGCGCGTGGTGATTGTTGATCCACGGCGCACGGAAACCGCCAAAAAGGTGAAGGAGCATCATTTCATCACGCCCGGCACCGATGTGTGGTTGTTGCTGGGCATGCTGCATGTGCTGATCCACGAGCTGCGCCTGGATCTGAGTGCGGCCCGCCAGCACGCCCACGGGGTTGAGCAATTTGCCCACATTGCGGATGCATGGTCACCCGAGCGAGTGGCCGCTTTGACGGGCATTTCGGCGGCCTGCACGCGTGAGCTGGCACAAGCCTATGCCGCCGCGGAAGGGGCCGTGCTGTACATGTCCACTGGCGTCAATATGGGGCCATTCGGTTCGCTGTCCTACTGGCTGGTTCAGGGGATGAGCCTGCTGACCGGCAACCTGGATGCCCAGGGCGGGCTGGTTTTTCCGCAGGGCCCGTTTGACATGACTGCGCTGGTCAAACGTATCGAAGATCAGCTGGATCATGGCGAGAAAACCCTGAAGGATGGATGGGGCAAGGAGGCCGGGGCCTTTCCGGCGGCAACTCTGGCCGACGAGATTCTGATTGACCACCCCGAGCGTATTCGCGCCTTGTTTGTGAGTGCGGGCAATCCCCGCCATTCCATCCCGGGCAATCGCCTGGACCGGGCGTTTGAGAAGCTGGATCTGCTCGTCTGCATTGATATCTATCGCAGCGAAACAGCTGAGTACGCAGATTACCTGCTGCCTGCCACGGACATGCTGGAGCGCTCGGATTTCCCGATTTCACATCTGAATTTTCAGGTGGAACCGCATGCCCAATACACCGCTGCGGTGGTCAAGCCCAAGTTTGAGCGTAAGCCTGAATGGTGGATCTTCACTGAGCTGGCCTTGGCCAGTGGGGCGTCTTTTTGGGGCGCCACACTGATGAATGGGCTGGGGCGTGTGTTGCAGCTCTACAACCGTGTTCCGGGCCTGCCCGCTTACCAACCCGACCATTTGCTGGCCTTGTTGCTCAAGCTTGGCGGTCAAACCAGCCTGGCGACTTTGAAACGCCATCCGCAGGGTGTGCGTCTGCCGCCTGCAGCGGGTGCATCCTTTCTGGGGCGGCGTGTGCCGACCCGCGATGGCAAGTTGCAGTTGGCGCCAGACTCGCTGATGGCCGATCTGCCGCGCTTGGACGCAGCCTGCAAAATCTATGAAGCGTCTGGCGAAGGTCTGCGTGTGATAGGGCGGCGCGAACGCCGCTCGCACAATTCGTGGATGCATAACGTCCGGCGCATCAAACACGACAGCGGAATCCAGGCTCTGTTGAATCCGGCCGACGCACAAATGCTGGGGGTGGCTGACGGCGACGCCGTTGTGGTGGGCGGCACCGCTGCCGTTGAATTGCCGGCAAAGCTGACCGAGGATTTGATGCCGGGAGTGGTGTGCGTGCCACATGGCTGGGGGCATCAACACTCCGGGCTGTCCAAGGCGCGTGCCTTGCCGGGCATGAATATCAATCAGGCGCTGCCGGATAGCCGCGCGCACCTGGAGCCGGTGAGTGGTCAGGCGATCATGCTGGCGCACCGCCTGGTAGTCCGCCGGGCGGGCTGA